The window ACCGGGACGACCTCGGCGCCGAGCAGACGCATGCGCGCGACGTTCAGCGCCTGTCGCTCGGTATCGACCTCGCCCATGTAGATGGTGCAGTCGAAGCCGAAGAGGGCCGCCGCCGTCGCCGTCGCGACGCCGTGCTGGCCTGCACCGGTTTCGGCGATCACGCGGGTCTTGCCGAGGCGCTTGGTGAGCAGCGCCTGGCCGAGCACGTTGTTGATCTTGTGGGATCCGGTGTGGTTGAGGTCTTCGCGCTTGAGGAAGACCCGCCCGCCACCGGCGTGCTCGGCGAAACGCGGAACCTCCGTGAGCACCGAGGGGCGTCCCGCGTAGGAGCGCAGGAGCTCGCGCAGCTCGTCGAGGAACGCCGGGTCGACGATCGCGGCCTCGTAGACCGCGGTCAGCTCGTCGATGGCGGCGATGAGCGACTCGGGCATGTACCGCCCGCCGAAGTCGCCGAAGTAGGGACCGTTCTCGGTGCGAAGACTCATGCGGATACTCCTCGGGGGTCGCCGACATCGAGGAATCGGCGAAGGGTGGCGACGGGGTCGCCGGTGACGAGCGCCTCGCCGACGAGCACGGCGTCGGCGCCGGCGGCGCGGTAGTGAGCGACGTCGGCGGGTGCGAGCACCGCGGACTCGGCGATCTTGACCACGTCGGCGGGGATGCCGTCGACGAGGCGGCCGAACAGATCGCGGTCGAGTTCGAAGGTCGAGAGGTCGCGGGCGTTGACGCCGATGAGGCGGGCGCCGACGTCGGCGGCCCGGGCGACCTCGTCGGCCGAATGGGCTTCCACCAGCGCCGTCATCCCGAGCTGGTTCGTCAGGTCGAACAGCTCGGCGAGCGTCGGCTGATCGAGCGCGGCGACGATGAGCAGCACGAGGTCAGCGCCGGAAGCGCGCGCTTCGAGCACCTGGTACGGCGTGGCCAGGAAGTCCTTTCGCAGCACCGGGATGCCGACCGAGCCCTTGACTGCTTCGAGATCGGCGAGCGATCCCTTGAAGCGACGGCCCTCGGTGAGCACGGAGATGACCGACGCGCCGCCGGTCTCGTAGAGGTTCGCCTGGTGCGCGGGGTCGGGGATCGCCGCGAGGTCGCCGCGCGAGGGGCTCGCACGCTTGACCTCGGCGATGATCTTGACCCGGTCGGCCGGGGCGAGCGCCGCGAGTACGTCGAGCGCCGGGGCGCGGTCTGCGGCGGCGCGCTCCACCTCGGCGAGCGGCTTCTCAGCCGCTCGTGCCTGCGAGTCCTCCACCGCGCCGGCCGTGAGGTCGGCGAGCATGCTCAATGCTCTTTGACCGTGACCTTGGAACCGCCGACGCCGTAACCCGCGCGCTTGAGCACGGCACCGACGACGAGGCCCACCAGCACGAGTCCGACCGACGCCCACACGAGCCACGGCTGATCGAAGTAGAACGCGGCGGTGCCGATC is drawn from Microbacterium hatanonis and contains these coding sequences:
- a CDS encoding DUF6704 family protein — translated: MSNPLGDPGHGHSPAAWTAITIMLIGFSIGTAAFYFDQPWLVWASVGLVLVGLVVGAVLKRAGYGVGGSKVTVKEH
- the trpC gene encoding indole-3-glycerol phosphate synthase TrpC; translation: MLADLTAGAVEDSQARAAEKPLAEVERAAADRAPALDVLAALAPADRVKIIAEVKRASPSRGDLAAIPDPAHQANLYETGGASVISVLTEGRRFKGSLADLEAVKGSVGIPVLRKDFLATPYQVLEARASGADLVLLIVAALDQPTLAELFDLTNQLGMTALVEAHSADEVARAADVGARLIGVNARDLSTFELDRDLFGRLVDGIPADVVKIAESAVLAPADVAHYRAAGADAVLVGEALVTGDPVATLRRFLDVGDPRGVSA